In one window of Rhodoglobus vestalii DNA:
- a CDS encoding sulfatase-like hydrolase/transferase, which yields MNSTVSDVVIIYVDQWRWDALGCLGSAAHTPVLDELIAGGVLFDHAFVQSPVCMPSRASMLTSRYPSSLGITQMGVPVPETTETIATVLSRRGWRTANIGKLHFQPHANRDHTRPHPRYGFDVLALSDEPGVYEDDYRAWVRSVCREALPELSTGLPPAAAVWQDTMSISSDVAHATVGPRGDYDQTRVFEQSTDLTHSAWVATRTIDHLRGLGRVS from the coding sequence ATGAACTCGACCGTCAGCGACGTCGTCATTATCTACGTCGATCAGTGGCGCTGGGATGCACTCGGATGCCTCGGATCGGCCGCGCACACGCCGGTTCTCGATGAACTTATTGCGGGCGGTGTGCTTTTCGACCACGCCTTTGTGCAGTCACCCGTGTGCATGCCCAGCAGGGCCTCGATGCTCACCAGTCGCTACCCCTCAAGCTTGGGAATAACCCAGATGGGTGTCCCGGTTCCTGAAACCACCGAAACGATCGCGACAGTGCTCTCTCGCCGTGGCTGGCGCACCGCCAACATTGGAAAACTTCATTTTCAGCCGCACGCCAATCGTGATCACACTCGCCCCCACCCGCGCTATGGGTTCGACGTGCTCGCCCTCTCGGATGAACCCGGCGTCTACGAGGATGACTACCGAGCCTGGGTGCGCAGCGTGTGCCGCGAGGCACTACCCGAGCTCAGCACCGGCCTCCCTCCCGCAGCCGCCGTCTGGCAAGATACGATGTCTATTTCCAGCGATGTCGCCCACGCCACGGTCGGCCCGCGCGGAGACTACGACCAGACCCGCGTCTTCGAGCAATCGACCGATCTGACTCACTCTGCCTGGGTCGCAACGCGCACCATTGATCACCTTCGCGGCCTAGGGCGTGTCTCCTAA